The following are encoded together in the Mesoterricola sediminis genome:
- the fmt gene encoding methionyl-tRNA formyltransferase — protein sequence MVRIAFLGTPAAAVPVLRALAGAREVAAVFCNPDRPQGRGRHLEAPPVKQAALALGLPVHQPLSWKAPETRTAWEALSIDLAIVVAYGHILPRWMLDGCQLGAWNLHFSLLPRWRGAAPVNHAILAGDPETGVGLMAITPGLDEGPILAEARRPITLRDTAEDLLPALAEDAAGLLLAHLPALAAGTARPTPQAGEPTFATKLHKGLAPLDPGRPALDLHRQVRALAPWPGTELDLEGTPLKVCAVGDLRPDGARPGTLAWGRDGAWLTAGDGQALELIRLQRPGKPVQPALQALQPLGSQGTRLIPRRA from the coding sequence ATGGTCCGCATCGCCTTCCTGGGGACCCCGGCGGCGGCGGTGCCCGTCCTGCGCGCGCTGGCCGGGGCGCGGGAGGTGGCCGCCGTCTTCTGCAATCCCGACCGGCCCCAGGGCCGGGGCCGGCACCTGGAGGCCCCGCCGGTGAAGCAGGCCGCGCTGGCCCTGGGCCTGCCGGTCCACCAGCCCCTCTCCTGGAAGGCCCCGGAGACCCGGACGGCCTGGGAGGCCCTGTCCATCGACCTGGCCATCGTCGTCGCCTACGGCCACATCCTCCCCCGCTGGATGCTGGACGGCTGTCAGCTCGGCGCCTGGAACCTCCACTTCTCCCTCCTCCCCCGCTGGCGGGGGGCCGCCCCCGTGAACCACGCCATCCTGGCCGGGGACCCGGAGACCGGCGTGGGCCTCATGGCCATCACCCCCGGCCTGGACGAGGGCCCCATCCTGGCCGAGGCCCGGCGCCCCATCACGCTGCGCGACACCGCCGAGGACCTCCTGCCGGCCCTGGCGGAGGATGCCGCCGGGCTGCTACTCGCCCACCTGCCCGCCCTGGCGGCGGGGACCGCCCGGCCCACCCCCCAGGCCGGTGAACCCACCTTCGCCACCAAGCTCCACAAGGGCCTGGCCCCCCTGGACCCGGGGCGCCCCGCCCTGGACCTGCACCGCCAGGTGCGGGCCCTGGCGCCCTGGCCCGGCACCGAGCTGGACCTGGAGGGGACGCCCCTGAAGGTCTGCGCGGTGGGGGACCTGCGTCCCGACGGCGCGCGGCCCGGCACCCTGGCCTGGGGCCGGGACGGCGCCTGGCTCACGGCGGGCGACGGCCAGGCCCTGGAGCTGATCCGCCTCCAGCGCCCCGGCAAGCCGGTCCAGCCCGCCCTCCAGGCCCTCCAGCCCCTGGGATCCCAGGGGACCCGCCTCATCCCGCGAAGGGCTTGA
- a CDS encoding tetratricopeptide repeat protein — protein MAIDRAKITRQAETYMAQGRIDRAIDEFLKLLEDKPDDWNLMNRVGDAYLQSGRVPEAMDMFKRAGIGYERGGFAAKASAVFKKAHRTAPDDLDVCERLAELYRQTNMIKDAIQIHIGVAEAFTKKGLLKRALEEFAKVVELDPKNLKNKVKLADLYNKEGMKEKAAAIYLDVSEALALEQMHAEASQILERAKAMVSTPQVFLTQSRLAVIQKDLASAAAHLREGLAANPRSAEILDALAEVELQAKAPDRALEALAEVPQLPEKSLGLVERSLREMVRLGHVDEALKLFKPIGRELGRRGMGEAAARTLRSGLQGAFNAEAWIQMAEISHQSGNRTDQVDHLRRALAAARAKGDDEVAAAVRAQLQGMGISDADEAPAPTASQISGASSGWVASPLESAEHLEADAARRIQVQQLEREAEQAMRSRFMDRAHDAYAKILELEPANYQAIVRIAEIHRSTGILSKVQMHYVKHAEKLAALGNRALAVDLLDLAENLFPGSTRLYRRNLGLLDAPPARPASASAPAIPLPPPIEALPVAPLDLLPIQELEPIQELEAAHELPPIQELPPIIPLDLELELPAAVVPPPAPEPPIALEVPGWAPPAAPAAYPSQPDYEWSEITGGGADLPPLELEPLPFPTAPATPAPVPEDLVSWLADIDFQLDYGSPEEAKIEIDNALKVHPGHPELLKRLSAADGALARLGMPTPGAAAEPKPEYEASFFDLSDVLGDALLETGEGEEMHDATHVVEKIQSVDELFNAFREGVEQQVKGDDYETHYNLGIAYKEMMLLEPAIEEFKKAMRDPERTLECCSMLAICELAQNNPDAAAGWLRQGIGAPGFPPEDALGLHYDLGILLLGQGHRDEAMAEFRTVADQDPDYRDVAQMLHA, from the coding sequence ATGGCCATTGACCGAGCGAAGATCACCAGGCAGGCAGAGACCTACATGGCCCAGGGGCGCATCGACCGCGCCATCGATGAGTTCCTGAAGCTGCTCGAGGACAAGCCCGACGACTGGAACCTCATGAACCGGGTGGGCGACGCCTACCTGCAGTCCGGCCGGGTGCCCGAAGCCATGGACATGTTCAAGCGCGCGGGCATCGGCTACGAGCGGGGGGGCTTCGCCGCCAAGGCGAGCGCCGTCTTCAAGAAGGCCCACCGCACGGCCCCGGACGACCTGGACGTGTGCGAGCGCCTGGCCGAGCTGTACCGCCAGACCAACATGATCAAGGACGCCATCCAGATCCACATCGGGGTGGCCGAGGCCTTCACCAAGAAGGGCCTCCTCAAGCGGGCCCTGGAGGAGTTCGCCAAGGTCGTCGAGCTGGATCCCAAGAACCTGAAGAACAAGGTCAAGCTGGCGGACCTCTACAACAAGGAGGGCATGAAGGAGAAGGCGGCCGCCATCTACTTGGATGTCTCCGAAGCCCTGGCCCTGGAGCAGATGCACGCCGAGGCCAGCCAGATCCTGGAGCGGGCCAAGGCGATGGTCTCCACCCCCCAGGTCTTCCTGACCCAGAGCCGGCTCGCGGTCATCCAGAAGGACCTGGCCTCGGCCGCCGCCCATCTGCGGGAGGGCCTGGCCGCCAACCCCCGCAGCGCCGAGATCCTGGACGCCCTCGCGGAGGTGGAGCTCCAGGCCAAGGCTCCCGACCGGGCCCTGGAGGCGCTGGCGGAGGTGCCCCAGCTGCCCGAGAAGAGCCTGGGCCTGGTGGAGCGCTCCCTGCGGGAAATGGTGCGCCTGGGCCACGTGGACGAGGCCCTCAAGCTCTTCAAGCCCATCGGGCGCGAACTGGGCCGGCGCGGGATGGGCGAGGCCGCGGCCCGGACCCTCCGGAGCGGCCTGCAGGGCGCCTTCAACGCCGAAGCCTGGATCCAGATGGCGGAGATCAGCCACCAGTCCGGGAACCGGACCGATCAGGTGGACCACCTGCGGCGCGCCCTGGCCGCCGCCCGGGCCAAGGGGGACGACGAGGTCGCCGCCGCCGTCCGGGCCCAGCTCCAGGGCATGGGGATCTCGGACGCCGACGAGGCGCCCGCGCCCACCGCCAGCCAGATCTCGGGCGCCAGCTCGGGCTGGGTGGCCTCGCCCCTCGAATCCGCCGAGCACCTGGAGGCGGATGCGGCCCGCCGGATCCAGGTCCAGCAGCTGGAACGGGAAGCCGAACAGGCCATGCGCAGCCGGTTCATGGACCGGGCCCACGACGCCTACGCCAAGATCCTCGAGCTGGAGCCCGCCAACTACCAGGCGATCGTCCGCATCGCCGAGATCCACCGCTCCACCGGCATCCTGAGCAAGGTGCAGATGCACTACGTGAAGCACGCCGAGAAGCTGGCGGCCCTGGGGAACCGGGCCCTGGCGGTGGACCTGCTGGACCTGGCCGAGAACCTCTTCCCGGGCTCCACCCGCCTCTACCGGCGCAACCTGGGCCTCCTGGACGCGCCTCCGGCCAGGCCCGCGTCGGCTTCCGCGCCCGCGATCCCGCTGCCGCCGCCCATCGAAGCCCTCCCCGTGGCGCCCCTCGACCTCCTGCCCATCCAGGAGCTGGAACCCATCCAGGAGCTGGAGGCCGCCCACGAGCTGCCCCCGATCCAGGAACTGCCGCCCATCATCCCCCTGGACCTGGAGCTGGAGCTGCCCGCGGCCGTCGTGCCGCCGCCGGCGCCCGAACCCCCCATCGCCCTGGAGGTGCCGGGCTGGGCGCCCCCCGCGGCGCCGGCCGCCTACCCCAGCCAGCCCGACTACGAGTGGTCCGAGATCACCGGCGGCGGGGCCGACCTGCCGCCCCTCGAACTCGAACCGCTGCCCTTCCCCACCGCCCCGGCGACCCCCGCGCCGGTGCCCGAGGACCTCGTCTCCTGGCTGGCCGACATCGACTTCCAGCTGGACTACGGCAGCCCCGAGGAAGCCAAGATCGAGATCGACAACGCCCTCAAGGTCCACCCGGGCCATCCAGAGCTGCTCAAGCGGCTGTCGGCCGCCGACGGCGCCCTCGCTCGGCTGGGCATGCCCACCCCGGGCGCGGCGGCGGAGCCCAAGCCGGAGTACGAGGCCTCCTTCTTCGACCTCTCGGACGTGCTGGGCGACGCCCTCCTGGAAACGGGCGAGGGCGAGGAAATGCACGACGCCACCCACGTGGTGGAGAAGATCCAAAGCGTTGATGAACTTTTCAACGCCTTCCGTGAAGGGGTGGAGCAGCAGGTCAAGGGGGACGACTACGAGACCCACTACAACCTGGGCATCGCCTACAAGGAAATGATGCTCCTGGAACCGGCCATCGAGGAGTTCAAGAAGGCCATGCGGGATCCGGAGCGCACGCTCGAATGCTGCTCCATGCTCGCCATCTGCGAGCTGGCCCAGAACAACCCGGACGCCGCCGCCGGTTGGCTGCGCCAGGGCATCGGGGCGCCGGGCTTCCCGCCCGAGGACGCCCTGGGCCTCCATTACGACCTGGGCATCCTCCTGCTGGGCCAGGGCCACCGGGACGAGGCGATGGCCGAGTTCCGCACCGTCGCCGACCAGGACCCGGACTACCGGGACGTCGCCCAGATGCTCCACGCCTGA
- the def gene encoding peptide deformylase, which produces MAVRNVLTWGDPRLKQNSEDVGDWTPELETLVQDLFDTSYAEEGVGIAAPQVGVNLNIAVIDTSCGQDPAARIVLINPEVLRGEGTQRGPEGCLSIPGIHEILERPRKVWVKTRTREGAWEELEGEDLLARAFCHEIDHLRGRLFVEYFGPVKRQIIQRKYSKSRA; this is translated from the coding sequence ATGGCAGTCCGAAACGTCTTGACCTGGGGGGATCCCCGACTGAAGCAGAACTCCGAGGACGTGGGCGACTGGACGCCCGAGTTGGAGACCCTCGTCCAGGACCTGTTCGACACCTCGTACGCGGAGGAGGGGGTCGGGATCGCCGCGCCCCAGGTGGGCGTGAATCTCAACATCGCCGTCATCGACACCTCCTGCGGCCAGGATCCCGCCGCCCGCATCGTGCTCATCAACCCCGAGGTCCTCCGCGGGGAGGGCACCCAGCGGGGCCCCGAGGGCTGCCTGTCCATCCCCGGCATCCACGAGATCCTGGAGCGCCCCCGGAAGGTCTGGGTGAAGACCCGGACCCGGGAGGGCGCCTGGGAGGAGCTGGAGGGGGAGGACCTCCTGGCCCGGGCCTTCTGCCACGAGATCGACCACCTGCGCGGCCGGCTGTTCGTCGAATACTTCGGCCCCGTCAAGCGCCAGATCATCCAGCGCAAGTACAGCAAGTCGAGGGCCTGA
- a CDS encoding aromatic amino acid hydroxylase: MPDARPILPPHLARHVVDQAYDAYTPRDQAVWRHILTRLTTHLAHRAHPSYLEGLASAGIGVEAIPRLEEMDARLQRIGWRAVGVRGFIPPAVFTELQSLGILAIAADIRSVEHVPYTPAPDIVHESAGHAPILADPAYAAYLKRCGTAGFKAIASLEDEAVYQAVRHLSVVKEDPACGPAEVAEAQARLEAARAARTYASESVKASRLYWWTAEYGLVGPESDPRIYGAGLLSSLGEAVHCLGPEVRRVPLSLACVERDFDITAMQPLLYVARDFDHLTEVLEAFEATLSWRRGGEHGLREAMRARTVNHLVLDTGAQLSGRVVAVEPGLAVLAGPVQVAVRGRAQGEPWPGHAVVLLDAGDPPRVGDFRLETPGGVELSGLRLEGGEVLDLEGWAGGRDLELPAEALLFTADAVVSVAGGPADPEAWDRRFGQDPGEADAERRARDRRRRALDPALAALYQEVRDLRAAGRVEPARLNAIQAALEAWPGEWLLAEEVAELRPSGAPQEKVGAAAGPRCVERP; the protein is encoded by the coding sequence ATGCCGGACGCGCGTCCCATCCTCCCCCCCCATCTGGCCCGCCACGTGGTGGACCAGGCCTACGATGCCTACACCCCCCGGGACCAGGCCGTTTGGCGGCACATCCTCACCCGGCTGACCACCCACCTCGCCCACCGGGCCCACCCCAGCTACCTGGAGGGCCTGGCCTCGGCGGGCATCGGGGTGGAGGCCATCCCCCGCCTGGAGGAGATGGACGCCCGCCTCCAGCGGATCGGCTGGCGCGCCGTGGGCGTGCGGGGGTTCATCCCCCCCGCGGTGTTCACCGAGCTCCAGTCCCTGGGGATCCTGGCCATCGCGGCCGACATCCGCTCGGTGGAGCACGTCCCCTACACGCCCGCCCCCGACATCGTCCACGAGAGCGCGGGCCACGCGCCCATCCTCGCGGACCCCGCCTACGCCGCCTACCTGAAGCGCTGCGGGACCGCGGGCTTCAAGGCCATCGCGAGCCTCGAGGACGAGGCGGTGTACCAGGCCGTGCGCCACCTCAGCGTCGTGAAGGAGGACCCCGCCTGCGGGCCCGCGGAGGTGGCCGAGGCCCAGGCGCGGCTGGAGGCCGCCAGGGCCGCCCGCACCTACGCCAGCGAGAGCGTGAAGGCCAGCCGCCTCTACTGGTGGACGGCGGAGTACGGGCTCGTCGGCCCCGAGTCGGACCCCCGCATCTACGGGGCCGGCCTCCTGAGCAGCCTGGGCGAGGCCGTCCACTGCCTGGGCCCCGAGGTGCGCCGCGTGCCCCTGAGCCTCGCCTGCGTGGAGCGCGACTTCGACATCACCGCCATGCAGCCCCTCCTGTACGTGGCCCGGGACTTCGATCACCTCACCGAGGTGCTGGAGGCCTTCGAGGCCACCCTGAGCTGGCGCCGGGGCGGGGAGCACGGCCTGCGGGAGGCGATGCGGGCCCGGACCGTGAACCACCTCGTGCTGGACACGGGGGCGCAGCTCAGCGGCCGGGTGGTGGCCGTGGAGCCGGGACTGGCCGTCCTGGCCGGACCCGTCCAGGTCGCCGTGCGGGGCCGGGCCCAGGGCGAGCCCTGGCCGGGCCACGCCGTCGTGCTCCTGGACGCGGGGGACCCCCCCCGGGTCGGGGACTTCCGCCTGGAGACCCCCGGCGGCGTCGAGCTCTCGGGGCTCCGCCTGGAGGGCGGCGAGGTGCTGGACCTGGAGGGCTGGGCCGGAGGGCGGGACCTGGAGCTGCCCGCCGAGGCCCTGCTGTTCACGGCGGACGCCGTGGTCTCGGTGGCCGGCGGCCCCGCGGACCCGGAGGCCTGGGACCGGCGCTTCGGCCAGGACCCCGGGGAGGCGGACGCCGAGCGGCGGGCCCGGGACCGGCGGCGGCGGGCCCTGGATCCGGCCCTGGCCGCCCTGTACCAGGAGGTGCGGGACCTGCGCGCCGCGGGCCGGGTCGAGCCGGCCCGCCTGAACGCCATCCAGGCGGCCCTCGAGGCGTGGCCCGGCGAGTGGCTCCTGGCGGAGGAAGTGGCGGAACTTCGCCCCTCGGGCGCGCCACAGGAGAAGGTGGGCGCCGCGGCGGGGCCCCGTTGCGTGGAGCGACCATGA
- a CDS encoding 4a-hydroxytetrahydrobiopterin dehydratase, whose protein sequence is MTWIEKDNALEREIRTPDFLSAFNLVSRLVAPAEALNHHPDVAFGWGYVRIRLTTHDAGGLTDKDRTLAARIDEAIKPFAG, encoded by the coding sequence ATGACCTGGATCGAGAAGGACAACGCCCTGGAGCGGGAGATCCGGACCCCGGACTTCCTGTCGGCCTTCAACCTGGTGAGCCGCCTCGTGGCCCCGGCCGAGGCCCTCAACCATCATCCCGACGTGGCCTTCGGGTGGGGCTACGTGCGCATCCGGCTCACCACCCATGACGCGGGGGGCCTGACGGACAAGGACCGGACCCTGGCCGCCCGCATTGACGAGGCGATCAAGCCCTTCGCGGGATGA
- a CDS encoding cytidine deaminase has translation MTFDDPQSPAWDALLDAAWKARANAHAPYSGFQVGAAILREDGSVTAGCNVENAAYPSSICAERNAVFAATAAGMKPGGLKAVVVVTDAPDLTPPCGSCRQVLAEFAEDAPVLLANRKARALHRLADLLPHAFTIRNLKG, from the coding sequence ATGACCTTCGACGACCCCCAGTCCCCCGCATGGGACGCCCTTCTGGACGCCGCCTGGAAGGCGCGGGCCAACGCCCACGCCCCCTATTCCGGGTTCCAGGTGGGCGCCGCGATCCTCCGGGAGGACGGAAGCGTCACGGCCGGCTGCAACGTGGAGAACGCGGCCTACCCCTCCTCCATCTGCGCGGAGCGCAACGCCGTCTTCGCCGCCACCGCGGCGGGGATGAAGCCCGGCGGACTGAAGGCCGTCGTGGTGGTCACCGACGCGCCGGACCTCACGCCGCCCTGCGGTTCCTGCCGCCAGGTGCTCGCGGAATTCGCCGAGGATGCGCCCGTCCTCCTGGCGAACCGGAAGGCCCGGGCGCTCCATCGGCTGGCCGACCTGCTCCCCCACGCCTTCACCATCCGCAATCTCAAGGGCTGA